A genomic stretch from Pseudomonadota bacterium includes:
- a CDS encoding acyl-CoA dehydrogenase family protein produces the protein MEFKFSDELESMRKMAYDFAVKNIKPTMEEDEKESKYRPEILKKMGDQGMFGCIAPEQYGGLGLEEGHTAATLMAMEFARVSPSWGLPFNLQMNGPQNALLKFGSEELKEQFLPGLIAGTSGGCFAITEPNSGSDVASMKTTAKEVDDGYILNGTKTWISGVPYCGCGIVYAMTDTAAKHKGMSAFFIDFNAPGITQRAITTKLGLHCAPTGEIFFEEAKIPKSALVGKPGQGFNICMTMLNFTRLSSAARAVGVSQACIEEACKYANEREQFGQAIGQFQMIQEQIGRMSVEHDAAKLLLYRAAWQKDQGINNTLETSMAKYYCAESANFCASEAVKIFGSYGFSSEYPVERYLRDAKSYQIVEGTSNVQKMIIAQFALGYRKA, from the coding sequence ATGGAATTCAAATTTTCTGACGAACTTGAATCAATGCGTAAAATGGCCTATGATTTTGCTGTAAAAAATATTAAACCTACTATGGAAGAAGACGAGAAAGAATCTAAATATCGTCCTGAGATTCTGAAAAAAATGGGTGATCAGGGCATGTTCGGTTGTATTGCTCCGGAACAGTACGGTGGACTTGGACTTGAGGAAGGCCATACGGCAGCAACCCTTATGGCAATGGAATTCGCAAGAGTAAGCCCTTCATGGGGACTTCCCTTTAACCTTCAGATGAACGGTCCTCAGAACGCACTTCTCAAATTTGGAAGCGAGGAATTAAAAGAACAGTTTTTACCTGGGTTGATCGCAGGAACAAGCGGCGGCTGTTTTGCAATAACAGAGCCAAATTCAGGTTCTGACGTGGCAAGCATGAAGACAACTGCCAAAGAAGTTGATGACGGATATATTCTGAACGGTACAAAAACATGGATATCCGGCGTACCTTACTGCGGTTGCGGTATTGTTTATGCCATGACAGACACAGCAGCAAAACACAAAGGTATGTCAGCATTCTTTATTGATTTTAATGCCCCCGGCATTACTCAGAGAGCTATTACAACAAAGCTCGGCCTCCACTGCGCACCTACCGGAGAAATTTTCTTTGAAGAAGCAAAGATACCGAAAAGCGCCCTTGTAGGAAAACCTGGTCAGGGTTTTAACATTTGCATGACCATGCTTAACTTTACACGTTTAAGTTCAGCAGCCAGAGCAGTCGGCGTATCACAGGCATGTATCGAAGAAGCCTGTAAATATGCTAATGAGAGAGAGCAGTTTGGCCAGGCAATAGGCCAGTTCCAGATGATTCAGGAGCAGATCGGAAGAATGTCGGTCGAGCATGATGCAGCAAAACTCCTTCTTTACAGAGCAGCGTGGCAGAAGGATCAGGGAATAAATAATACGCTTGAGACTTCTATGGCAAAATATTATTGCGCTGAATCTGCAAATTTCTGCGCTTCTGAAGCAGTAAAAATATTCGGTTCCTATGGCTTCTCTTCGGAATATCCCGTTGAGAGATATTTAAGAGATGCAAAGTCCTATCAGATTGTTGAAGGCACATCAAATGTACAGAAGATGATAATTGCCCAGTTTGCTCTGGGATACAGAAAGGCTTAA
- a CDS encoding MBL fold metallo-hydrolase, with translation MIFNKTGLVKDDLYVTGFPWSPVYLLASEHPVIFEAGFCCMGRHYEKDIVKLLYEKKPEMLFITHVHYDHCGAATYLKNVFEGLKIGASRRASEIIQRPNAQALMVNLSENVIKLIENMDSVNNEMLVRDQFEPFYVDTILEDGQIIDFKNGLSVHVIASPGHTRDMLSYYIPEKKFLIATETAGCMSHTGSIITEFLVDYNDYITSLKRLANLEVDVLCQGHHFVFTGSDVKEHFERSIISAEKFKETVEGLLKSEDNSIEQVVSMIKAQEYDPNPGPKQPEKAYLLNLRKRVGHLAEKIGAKKHDDN, from the coding sequence TTGATTTTTAATAAAACGGGTTTGGTTAAGGATGATTTATATGTAACAGGTTTTCCATGGTCGCCGGTTTATCTTTTAGCTTCTGAACACCCGGTTATTTTCGAAGCAGGATTTTGCTGTATGGGCAGACATTATGAAAAAGATATAGTAAAACTATTGTATGAAAAAAAACCAGAGATGCTTTTTATAACACATGTTCACTATGATCATTGCGGAGCTGCGACATATCTGAAAAATGTATTTGAAGGCTTGAAAATAGGTGCGTCCAGAAGAGCTTCAGAGATAATACAAAGACCTAACGCGCAGGCATTAATGGTTAACTTAAGCGAAAATGTAATTAAATTAATTGAAAATATGGACAGTGTAAACAATGAAATGCTTGTTAGAGATCAATTTGAACCTTTTTATGTTGATACGATTCTTGAAGACGGACAGATAATTGATTTTAAGAACGGTTTATCCGTCCATGTTATAGCGAGTCCGGGGCATACAAGAGATATGTTGAGTTATTATATACCTGAGAAGAAATTTCTAATAGCAACAGAAACTGCTGGCTGCATGAGCCATACCGGCTCTATAATTACCGAATTTCTTGTTGATTACAATGATTACATAACATCCTTAAAGAGGCTTGCCAACCTGGAAGTAGATGTTTTATGTCAGGGACATCATTTTGTTTTTACCGGCAGTGACGTAAAGGAGCATTTTGAACGCTCTATTATTTCAGCAGAAAAGTTCAAAGAGACTGTCGAAGGACTTCTGAAATCAGAAGACAACTCAATTGAACAGGTAGTATCAATGATTAAAGCTCAGGAATATGATCCTAATCCTGGACCTAAGCAGCCCGAGAAGGCGTATTTGCTTAACCTGAGAAAAAGGGTAGGGCATCTGGCTGAAAAAATTGGGGCAAAAAAACATGACGACAATTAG
- a CDS encoding acetyl-CoA carboxylase biotin carboxyl carrier protein subunit, producing MATEVTVPMVGKIVNVIVNVGDKVAEDDQIATLEAMKMEMPIVAPVGGVIKEIKVTAGQDVDADAVLAIIE from the coding sequence ATGGCTACAGAAGTAACTGTTCCTATGGTTGGTAAAATTGTTAATGTTATTGTGAATGTTGGAGATAAAGTCGCTGAAGACGATCAGATTGCAACCCTTGAAGCAATGAAGATGGAAATGCCTATTGTAGCACCGGTAGGTGGCGTGATAAAAGAAATTAAAGTTACTGCTGGTCAGGATGTCGATGCAGATGCTGTTCTTGCAATTATTGAGTAA